One Agrobacterium vaccinii DNA window includes the following coding sequences:
- the sufA gene encoding Fe-S cluster assembly scaffold SufA, whose product MGFAVMTMTEAAASRVKAIVENSGPDAKGLRVGIKKGGCAGMEYTIDMVTEPSAKDDLIEFQDAKVWIEPSAVLYLLGTQMDFETTTLRSGFTFTNPNQTSACGCGESVELKPADLAALAKQRQEAVGV is encoded by the coding sequence ATGGGCTTTGCAGTAATGACGATGACCGAGGCTGCGGCTTCCCGTGTCAAAGCAATCGTCGAAAATTCCGGGCCTGATGCCAAAGGCCTTCGCGTGGGCATCAAAAAAGGTGGCTGCGCTGGCATGGAATACACCATCGACATGGTGACCGAACCGTCCGCCAAGGATGACTTGATCGAATTTCAGGACGCCAAAGTCTGGATCGAACCGTCGGCTGTGCTGTACCTTCTCGGCACTCAGATGGATTTCGAGACGACGACGCTGCGATCCGGGTTTACGTTTACGAACCCGAACCAGACGTCAGCCTGTGGCTGTGGCGAGTCGGTAGAGTTGAAGCCTGCGGATTTGGCGGCGCTTGCAAAGCAACGCCAGGAGGCGGTTGGGGTTTAG